One genomic window of Mercenaria mercenaria strain notata chromosome 2, MADL_Memer_1, whole genome shotgun sequence includes the following:
- the LOC123565040 gene encoding uncharacterized protein LOC123565040, whose translation MAAEGEESKMAKVGEISAQLRILGDALDNDPELNRLISSLARESYVGRHYASFTDLIRQFVMLVAQRANVPASMVENVIRIFLFMWGNQEISGRVLQELYPGTSVDIPETPMEEPAEMSVDIPEEVKLMDDEFIHLYHEVLKTGQQNIRNIRLMVVGMFGVGKTSLVENLVEKADSSQKRIVESTVGIDVTHCDITDGKWVENLFDTDASEKFLEVMSTSGLSDISVDNVDAGRGTFTNDRKENQNIHSGVADKETVIINDRKSEFNRSSGVEEGNKSHGISPSPQEHDSSFEEFKKRLSDMMTREDDPHVRSSIRALLNSANELHQPLNPTVSIWDFAGQYIYYSTHHFFLNSRSVYLLLMNISKPLGSLVQETSDFPLSGFLHKEFTCLEAFKFWLNSIHMYNTQQVQQDVKPSVILVGTHKDCLSGSEEEKEKQKEDYFNEALKSFIGSPVLEHVHRKKFLINNLNKDEDFEKIREEVLNLAKRQNYWGEARPAKWISLERTFQGLKSEGKEIITFDEVKDANGKNEIPIESEEELRFFLQFQHSLGNILYYETELLQNYVILSPQWIIDAFRCFVSHVQDKDPKQLMLWVNYEKKAILTPELIDEIIDNKEKNKCFRDYKKQIIEYMEHLDMIAKPADTVIHGSGKTKRLEYSNQDQKVGRSLSEVDLETDFVNPLSTSDSSEVLSPFTQANGVPLSHGTNKLSGPQAGLFDRDKNTSAAPAPASFYIVPSLLKSRPPKSEISELINPSCNEKTSILCMKFRDGFMPPSVFHRMLAVCIRKWEIVEQKGQYLLFNGFAAFYVSDTSTLTVWFHDNIIYARVSFYEKVEKSLDLAQKIREFLVQSLTEILRILPKESRILEIMPFDEFIQCSCVTGFQPDVGLLRMRDFLYNDAIMCKHEIHSARKHESIGLWCYKSIQKQLTTSVPDVVLQRRPTVKELGRVTGAIGNEYFRLGIELGLSSASLQQIRDADRFHLPTRVYHMLYTCSLHGQNVYSQELTVKHLRNAMIAVESDIEKFDCVFSGALGKEIKLEKREGVDFSKKPTTAELALLADGIGDEYWLLGIELEIPETTMQHLRNDNINMASRVYNMLLKWNKGDRNIQELGKAMVLVGADLESFYKVFSNVQT comes from the coding sequence ATGGCGGCTGAAGGTGAGGAATCAAAGATGGCAAAAGTCGGAGAAATTTCTGCTCAATTGAGAATTCTCGGTGATGCACTTGATAATGATCCCGAGTTGAATAGATTAATCAGCAGCCTTGCACGTGAATCATATGTTGGGAGACATTATGCTTCGTTTACAGACTTAATCAGGCAGTTTGTGATGCTGGTTGCGCAAAGGGCAAACGTACCTGCAAGTATGGTAGAGAATGTTATAAGAATCTTCCTTTTTATGTGGGGAAATCAGGAAATAAGTGGTAGAGTCTTGCAAGAATTATATCCGGGAACATCTGTGGACATTCCTGAAACACCAATGGAAGAACCAGCTGAAATGTCAGTGGATATTCCAGAAGAAGTGAAGCTTATGGATGATGAATTTATACATCTGTACCACGAGGTTTTAAAAACTGGTCaacaaaatatcagaaatataAGACTGATGGTGGTTGGAATGTTTGGTGTAGGTAAAACATCGCTTGTAGAAAACCTTGTAGAGAAAGCAGATAGCAGCCAAAAGAGAATAGTTGAAAGCACAGTAGGAATTGATGTGACACATTGTGACATAACAGATGGTAAATGGGTTGAAAATCTTTTTGATACTGATGCAAGTGAAAAGTTCCTGGAAGTCATGTCAACATCTGGTTTGTCTGATATTTCAGTTGATAACGTTGATGCTGGTAGGGGAACATTTACAAACGATAGAAAGGAGAATCAAAACATTCATAGTGGTGTTGCAGATAAAGAAACAGTTATAATAAACGATAGAAAGAGTGAGTTCAACAGATCTTCAGGAGTAGAAGAGGGAAATAAAAGTCACGGAATATCACCAAGCCCACAAGAACATGACAGCAGTTTTGAAGAGTTTAAAAAGAGACTTTCAGATATGATGACCAGAGAGGATGACCCTCATGTAAGATCAAGCATCAGAGCTTTATTGAACTCGGCAAATGAACTGCACCAGCCACTTAATCCTACTGTGTCAATTTGGGATTTTGCAGGACAGTATATCTACTATTctactcatcatttttttctaaattctagATCTGTTTATCTTTTGTTGATGAATATTAGTAAACCACTCGGCAGTTTGGTGCAGGAAACATCAGACTTCCCGCTTTCAGGCTTCCTTCACAAGGAATTTACCTGTCTCGAAGCATTTAAGTTTTGGTTGAACTCCATCCATATGTATAACACGCAACAGGTTCAGCAAGATGTTAAACCGTCAGTGATTCTAGTAGGAACACATAAGGATTGTCTATCTGGGAGTGAAGAAGAAAAGGAAAAACAGAAAGAAGACTATTTCAACGAGGCTTTGAAGTCATTTATTGGATCTCCAGTACTCGAACATGTTCATCGTAAAAAGTTTCTcattaacaatttaaacaaagatGAAGATTTCGAAAAAATCAGAGAGGAAGTGTTGAACTTGGCCAAGAGGCAAAATTATTGGGGTGAGGCTCGGCCAGCTAAGTGGATATCTCTAGAGAGAACATTTCAGGGACTGAAATCAGAGGGGAAAGAAATAATCACATTTGATGAGGTTAAAGATgctaatggaaaaaatgaaattccaATAGAGAGTGAAGAAGAGCTTAGGTTTTTTCTACAGTTTCAGCATTCCCTTGGCAATATTCTCTATTATGAAACAGAATTGCTCCAGAACTATGTAATCTTGTCTCCACAGTGGATAATTGATGCATTTAGATGTTTTGTATCACATGTTCAAGACAAAGATCCCAAGCAGTTGATGTTATGGGTAAATTACGAGAAGAAAGCAATTCTAACACCAGAACTAATAGATGAAATCATTGACAATAAGgagaaaaacaaatgtttcagAGATTATAAAAAGCAAATTATTGAGTACATGGAACATTTAGATATGATTGCCAAACCAGCGGATACTGTCATACATGGCTCTGGAAAAACCAAACGTTTAGAATATAGCAATCAAGATCAGAAAGTTGGCCGGTCGCTTTCTGAAGTTGATTTAGAAACAGACTTTGTCAACCCTCTATCCACATCAGATAGTTCTGAAGTCTTGTCTCCATTCACTCAGGCAAACGGGGTTCCATTGTCACATGGCACAAACAAGTTGAGTGGTCCACAAGCAGGTTTATTTGACCGGGACAAGAATACATCTGCAGCTCCAGCACCTGCAAGTTTCTACATTGTTCCATCGTTGTTGAAATCAAGACCTCCGAAGAGTGAGATATCTGAGCTCATCAATCCATCATGTAACGAGAAAACATCAATACTATGCATGAAGTTTAGAGATGGATTTATGCCACCATCAGTGTTCCATAGAATGTTAGCAGTGTGCATTAGAAAATGGGAAATAGTGGAACAAAAGGGGCAGTATCTATTGTTCAATGGTTTTGCAGCGTTTTATGTTTCAGATACATCCACACTTACTGTCTGGTTCCATGACAACATCATTTATGCCAGGGTTTCTTTTTATGAAAAGGTAGAAAAGTCACTAGATCTAGCACAGAAAATAAGGGAATTTCTTGTACAAAGTTTGACTGAAATTCTTAGAATATTACCAAAGGAAAGCAGAATTCTTGAGATAATGCCATTCGACGAATTCATACAATGCTCCTGTGTTACCGGTTTTCAACCAGATGTAGGGTTGTTGAGAATGAGAGATTTTCTATATAACGATGCAATAATGTGCAAACATGAAATACATTCTGCCAGAAAACATGAAAGCATTGGTCTGTGGTGTTACAAGTCCATTCAAAAACAGCTGACCACATCTGTACCAGACGTTGTATTACAAAGACGGCCAACAGTAAAAGAGCTAGGACGAGTCACGGGGGCGATCGGAAATGAGTATTTCCGACTTGGGATAGAATTAGGTTTGTCTAGTGCCTCATTACAGCAGATCAGAGATGCAGACAGGTTTCACCTTCCAACTAGAGTTTACCACATGTTATATACATGTTCATTACATGGACAGAATGTCTACAGCCAAGAGTTAACAGTTAAACACTTGCGAAATGCAATGATTGCAGTAGAGTCAGATATTGAAAAGTTTGACTGTGTGTTTAGTGGGGCTCTGggcaaagaaataaaattagaaaaacgtGAAGGAGTAGATTTCAGTAAAAAACCAACAACTGCAGAGCTTGCTTTGCTTGCTGATGGTATTGGGGACGAGTACTGGCTGCTGGGAATTGAACTTGAAATACCAGAAACAACAATGCAGCATCTTAGAAATGACAATATAAACATGGCATCTCGAGTGTATAATATGCTACTTAAATGGAACAAGGGTGATAGAAACATACAAGAACTAGGAAAGGCAATGGTTCTGGTTGGGGCAGATCTTGAAAGTTTCTATAAAGTTTTCTCAAATGTACAGACTTGA